In a genomic window of Thermoproteus tenax Kra 1:
- the cas5a gene encoding type I-A CRISPR-associated protein Cas5a — translation MHYYLIEARAPLYSVKVVDVYQVASAYPLPTPHAVVGALGAAMAHAGMCRGLQCMKEAEGLVVAARPAAVGELAKFPAVLWRTRGVLEDKSLPAGLEDYAGARDAMVREYVYAHAVKILLVTRKRVPQHVIRLMARLGDSESYVSVVDVLEGKPRECGGLVNVAVRAAKARRGSYTLYRALDERGNRELFAYPVVEEGGVYRRGGVEVGSKVLCLGEAVFPEGDGW, via the coding sequence ATGCACTACTACTTGATCGAGGCCAGGGCGCCTCTGTACTCGGTGAAGGTGGTGGACGTCTACCAGGTGGCCTCCGCATATCCGCTCCCCACGCCGCACGCCGTCGTGGGGGCGCTGGGGGCGGCCATGGCCCACGCCGGCATGTGCCGGGGTTTGCAGTGTATGAAGGAGGCGGAGGGGCTGGTCGTGGCGGCTAGGCCGGCGGCTGTGGGGGAGCTGGCCAAGTTCCCCGCGGTGTTGTGGAGGACGCGGGGGGTGCTCGAGGACAAGTCCCTCCCGGCGGGCCTTGAGGACTACGCGGGCGCCCGGGACGCTATGGTTAGGGAGTACGTCTATGCCCACGCCGTCAAGATACTGCTGGTCACCAGGAAGAGAGTGCCGCAACACGTGATTAGGCTTATGGCGAGACTCGGCGACAGCGAGTCCTACGTGTCAGTCGTCGACGTCTTGGAGGGGAAGCCGAGGGAGTGCGGGGGGCTTGTCAACGTCGCCGTGAGGGCGGCGAAGGCGAGGAGAGGTAGCTACACGCTCTACCGCGCCTTAGACGAGAGGGGGAACCGGGAGCTCTTCGCATACCCCGTGGTGGAGGAGGGCGGGGTCTACAGGCGCGGCGGCGTGGAGGTTGGGTCTAAGGTGCTCTGCTTAGGCGAGGCTGTGTTCCCTGAGGGAGATGGTTGGTAG
- the cas3 gene encoding CRISPR-associated helicase Cas3' codes for MVGRRLDTLVRELSLAWCRSKGEPSCAVREDLLAEQAKAAEVIERSDGVILLKAPTGFGKTEIWTAPFFAQWLRGEWFAPRMYVVEPMHALLRQMKRRMEVYAQAVQGLGLPRLNVAEDHGEVAKPLFLYGGHIVLTTVDSLAYGYLARRVQRWREEGVERGRYSMPAGLLASAYIVLDEAHLIQDEAYLGPRVLGKIVCDLASAGAKVVISTATVPETFLKHIPCLGGRLTLGSGTVRRNVKVERRKGVLKAEEIECGKPTIVIVNTIERARRIYKQVRCGKKAVVHSLMRREDKERQLSKVLADGKVAEDAVLIGTQALEVGLDFSNLRALYTETAPVDALIQRIGRVGRDGDKAEAYIYEAEGDAPYPQTLMRATREALEKELLGGAALTSWEDAQRAVDKVYNEKAVEELMTRGLAWYGQALGYLQELSLFSYPPRGEVRIRPSNYITLVIADVKQDGDKGRYITEDDVERGAMKMSYTSRDDPRINALLQKVSTAYTVRGVATAKDETRYYLSELRRSWDGVEVVVVDRRDVEELYDEAGLDVAQLSGGGQKRKGRGRRRR; via the coding sequence ATGGTTGGTAGAAGGCTTGACACGCTGGTGAGGGAGCTGAGCCTGGCGTGGTGTAGGTCGAAGGGGGAGCCCAGCTGCGCCGTGAGGGAGGACCTCCTCGCGGAGCAGGCCAAGGCGGCTGAGGTGATCGAGAGGTCAGACGGCGTGATCCTCCTCAAGGCGCCGACGGGCTTCGGAAAGACCGAGATCTGGACAGCGCCGTTTTTCGCCCAGTGGCTCAGGGGGGAGTGGTTCGCGCCCAGGATGTACGTCGTCGAGCCCATGCACGCCCTCCTTAGGCAGATGAAGAGGAGGATGGAGGTCTACGCCCAAGCCGTCCAAGGCCTGGGGCTCCCGAGGCTGAACGTCGCTGAGGATCACGGCGAGGTGGCGAAGCCCCTCTTCCTATACGGGGGGCACATAGTCCTCACCACAGTCGACTCGCTGGCCTACGGCTACCTCGCGAGGCGGGTACAGAGGTGGCGGGAGGAGGGCGTGGAGAGGGGAAGGTACAGCATGCCCGCGGGCCTACTCGCAAGCGCCTACATCGTCCTAGACGAGGCCCACCTCATACAAGACGAGGCCTACCTAGGCCCCAGGGTGCTGGGGAAGATAGTCTGCGATCTGGCCTCCGCCGGAGCCAAGGTCGTCATATCCACCGCCACGGTCCCCGAGACATTCCTCAAGCACATCCCGTGCCTCGGCGGGAGGCTGACGCTTGGGTCCGGCACTGTCAGAAGAAACGTAAAGGTGGAGAGGAGGAAGGGGGTCCTCAAGGCGGAGGAAATCGAATGCGGCAAGCCCACCATCGTCATTGTGAACACTATAGAGAGGGCCCGGCGCATCTACAAACAGGTGAGGTGCGGGAAGAAGGCCGTGGTGCACTCGTTGATGAGGAGGGAGGACAAGGAGAGGCAGCTGAGCAAGGTGCTGGCGGACGGAAAGGTGGCCGAGGACGCTGTGCTGATTGGGACCCAGGCGCTTGAGGTGGGGCTCGACTTCTCCAACCTAAGGGCGCTCTACACTGAGACGGCCCCCGTAGACGCGCTGATCCAGCGCATTGGGAGGGTGGGGAGAGACGGGGATAAGGCGGAGGCCTACATCTACGAGGCCGAGGGCGATGCCCCCTACCCGCAGACCCTCATGCGGGCCACGCGCGAAGCCCTTGAGAAGGAGCTACTGGGAGGCGCCGCGCTGACGTCTTGGGAAGACGCACAGAGGGCCGTGGACAAAGTGTACAACGAGAAGGCCGTGGAGGAGCTCATGACGAGGGGGCTGGCGTGGTACGGCCAAGCGCTCGGCTACCTGCAGGAGCTGTCCCTCTTCTCCTACCCGCCCAGAGGAGAGGTGAGGATAAGGCCCTCCAACTACATCACGCTTGTTATTGCTGACGTGAAGCAGGATGGGGATAAGGGGCGGTACATCACGGAGGACGACGTGGAGAGAGGCGCGATGAAGATGAGCTACACCTCCAGAGACGACCCCAGGATTAACGCCCTGCTCCAGAAGGTATCCACCGCATATACGGTGAGGGGGGTTGCCACGGCGAAGGACGAGACCCGCTACTACCTAAGCGAGCTCCGGAGGAGCTGGGATGGGGTTGAGGTAGTTGTGGTGGACAGGAGGGACGTGGAGGAGCTGTACGACGAGGCGGGGCTCGACGTGGCGCAGCTCAGCGGCGGAGGCCAGAAGAGGAAGGGAAGGGGGCGGAGGAGGCGATGA
- a CDS encoding CRISPR-associated endonuclease Cas3'' yields the protein MSCCAYFRGRDCLQTYEDHITQALEACERLRPYYGRWMEKAFGTADAAALAVEFHDLGKLAKAYIAGNRARYRHEVLGAYFALKTLQTEARYYVAAAVALHHEPMILAAYAGELGERAIHVSTLRAMLKDSDLSLGCTPNYSYRPEVAAALREWASRPPTADDVADAFQELAVYLSGGAPEEARVKRLRVAGLLHVLTVCDNWGARGRPGEGTFISRYMTVSELGL from the coding sequence ATGAGCTGCTGCGCCTACTTCCGGGGGAGGGACTGCCTCCAGACCTACGAAGACCACATCACGCAGGCTCTGGAGGCGTGTGAAAGGCTGAGGCCCTACTACGGCCGCTGGATGGAGAAGGCATTTGGGACCGCCGACGCCGCCGCCCTAGCCGTGGAGTTCCACGACCTAGGCAAGCTCGCCAAGGCTTACATAGCCGGCAACCGCGCCAGATATAGGCACGAGGTGTTGGGGGCCTACTTTGCGTTGAAGACCCTACAGACGGAGGCGAGATACTACGTGGCGGCGGCGGTCGCGCTCCACCACGAGCCCATGATCCTCGCCGCCTACGCCGGCGAGCTCGGCGAGAGGGCTATCCACGTCTCCACGCTGAGGGCCATGCTGAAGGACTCCGACCTGAGCCTCGGTTGCACCCCCAACTACAGCTACAGGCCTGAGGTAGCCGCGGCGCTGAGGGAGTGGGCAAGCAGACCGCCCACCGCCGACGACGTGGCCGACGCCTTCCAGGAGCTCGCCGTGTATCTTAGCGGCGGCGCCCCCGAGGAGGCGAGGGTCAAACGGCTGAGGGTGGCCGGGCTACTACACGTGCTGACCGTATGCGACAACTGGGGAGCGAGGGGCCGTCCAGGAGAGGGAACCTTCATTAGCAGATACATGACAGTGAGCGAGCTGGGGCTATGA